One Paraburkholderia phytofirmans OLGA172 genomic window carries:
- a CDS encoding UvrD-helicase domain-containing protein, producing MSAGLNPAQNEAVRYLDGPCLVLAGAGSGKTRVITQKIAHLIEAKGFEPRHIAAVTFTNKAALEMRERVGKLLEGKTLTTPGKEGRKVPVNQLTVCTFHSLGVQILRQEAEHVGLKPQFSIMDSDDCFGMIQEQVGSTDKGFIRKIQSIISLWKNGMVMPEQAIAIAANEDEHQAAIVYRNYVATLHAYQAVDFDDLIRLPAELFEKNEQVRDRWQNKLRYLLIDEYQDTNACQYELVKLLAGKRAAFTAVGDDDQAIYGWRGATLENLGQLSKDFPKLHLIKLEQNYRSTVRILTAANNVIANNPKLFEKKLWSEHGMGDTITVTPCNDEEHEAESVVFRLSAHKFERRANFRDYAILYRGNFQARIFEQVLRRERIPYVLSGGQSFFDKAEIKDICAYLRLIANANDDPAFIRAITTPRRGVGNTTLEALGSFAGQAKVSLFEAVYMGGIEARLSPRQIEPMRVFCDFMQRLTDRAEKDAAGTLLDELMDAIHYEAYLYDAFDERQAQSKWQNVLEFMEWLKRKGTKAEAEGSEKSEATGYDTADGLGDTGKNLLGLIQTVALMSMLEGREEDPDAVRLSTVHASKGLEYPHVFLVGVEEGIMPHRGGPDDEPIDDARIEEERRLMYVAITRAQRSLHLNWCKKRKRARETVVCEPSRFIPEMLLDDAPPPTPEEAPMSPKDRLASLKALLQKP from the coding sequence ATGTCCGCAGGCCTGAACCCCGCTCAAAATGAAGCGGTCCGTTATCTTGACGGTCCGTGTCTCGTGCTCGCCGGCGCAGGCAGCGGCAAGACGCGCGTGATCACGCAGAAAATCGCCCACCTGATCGAGGCCAAAGGCTTCGAGCCGCGCCACATTGCCGCCGTCACGTTCACGAACAAGGCCGCGTTGGAAATGCGCGAGCGCGTGGGCAAGCTGCTCGAAGGCAAGACGCTCACCACGCCCGGCAAGGAAGGCCGTAAGGTGCCCGTCAACCAGTTGACGGTCTGCACCTTCCACTCGCTCGGCGTGCAGATTCTGCGGCAGGAAGCGGAACACGTCGGTTTGAAGCCGCAGTTCTCGATCATGGATTCGGACGACTGCTTCGGCATGATCCAGGAGCAGGTCGGCTCGACGGACAAGGGTTTCATCCGCAAGATCCAGTCGATCATCTCGCTGTGGAAGAACGGCATGGTCATGCCCGAGCAGGCGATCGCGATTGCCGCGAACGAGGACGAGCATCAGGCCGCGATCGTCTATCGCAACTACGTGGCGACGCTGCATGCCTATCAGGCGGTCGATTTCGACGACCTGATCCGTCTGCCTGCTGAACTCTTCGAGAAGAACGAGCAGGTGCGTGACCGCTGGCAGAACAAGCTGCGCTATCTGCTGATCGACGAGTATCAGGACACCAACGCGTGCCAGTACGAGTTGGTGAAACTGCTGGCCGGCAAGCGCGCGGCGTTCACGGCGGTCGGCGACGACGATCAGGCAATCTACGGCTGGCGCGGCGCAACGCTCGAAAATCTTGGGCAGCTCAGCAAGGATTTTCCGAAGCTGCATCTGATCAAGCTCGAACAGAACTACCGTTCGACAGTGCGCATCCTCACCGCCGCGAACAACGTGATCGCGAACAACCCGAAGCTGTTCGAAAAGAAGCTGTGGTCCGAACACGGCATGGGCGACACGATCACCGTCACGCCTTGCAACGACGAAGAGCACGAGGCCGAGTCCGTCGTGTTCCGCCTGTCTGCGCACAAGTTCGAGCGGCGTGCGAATTTCCGCGATTACGCGATCCTGTATCGCGGCAATTTTCAGGCGCGCATCTTTGAACAGGTGCTGCGTCGCGAGCGGATTCCGTATGTGCTTTCGGGCGGGCAGTCGTTCTTCGACAAAGCCGAGATCAAGGATATCTGCGCGTATCTTCGGCTGATCGCGAACGCCAACGACGATCCCGCGTTCATCCGCGCGATCACCACGCCGCGCCGTGGCGTTGGCAATACGACGCTCGAAGCGCTCGGCTCGTTTGCGGGCCAGGCGAAGGTGTCGCTATTCGAAGCGGTGTACATGGGCGGCATCGAGGCACGCTTGTCGCCGCGTCAGATCGAGCCGATGCGCGTGTTCTGCGACTTTATGCAGCGTCTCACCGATCGCGCCGAGAAGGATGCCGCCGGCACGCTGCTCGACGAACTGATGGACGCGATTCACTATGAAGCGTATCTGTACGACGCGTTCGACGAACGTCAGGCGCAGTCCAAGTGGCAGAACGTGCTCGAGTTCATGGAATGGTTGAAGCGCAAAGGCACCAAGGCTGAGGCCGAAGGTTCGGAGAAGAGTGAGGCAACTGGCTACGACACCGCCGACGGCCTTGGCGACACTGGCAAGAATCTGCTCGGCCTGATCCAGACCGTGGCGCTGATGTCGATGCTCGAGGGCCGCGAAGAAGATCCGGATGCGGTACGGCTCTCGACCGTGCATGCGTCGAAGGGGCTGGAGTATCCGCACGTGTTTCTGGTGGGCGTTGAAGAAGGGATCATGCCGCACCGTGGCGGCCCCGACGACGAGCCGATCGACGACGCGCGCATCGAGGAGGAGCGCCGTCTGATGTACGTTGCGATCACGCGGGCGCAGCGCAGCCTGCATCTGAACTGGTGCAAGAAGCGCAAGCGCGCGCGGGAAACTGTGGTGTGCGAGCCGTCGCGCTTTATCCCCGAGATGCTGCTCGACGACGCTCCGCCGCCGACGCCCGAAGAAGCGCCGATGTCGCCGAAAGACCGGCTCGCGAGTTTGAAGGCACTGTTGCAGAAGCCTTGA
- a CDS encoding oxidoreductase translates to MSASLKIGLMGYGFAGATFHAPVIEHCGRASIAAIATSQPEHALADYPHAKVVADLDALLALEEIDCVVIATPNDTHFDLARRTLEAGKHVVVDKPVTLTAADAHTLANIALARGKRFVPFHNRRWDGDFLTVRDLLAGRELGRITHYESHFDRFRPEVRQRWREEASRGGGLLFDLGPHLIDQALALFGAPQTVSATVRTHRDQASAPDYVHIQLGYGEFEVVLHASALTALVAPRFAIHGTQGSYVKYGLDTQEDQLKAGLRPGDEGFGAGNAAGVLRALEGDQEVERAVPTRNGEYVGFYIALADAIQNGVKFPVSAQDAVDVMTIIELAARSSEEGVRLPFERLR, encoded by the coding sequence ATGTCCGCATCGCTGAAGATTGGATTGATGGGTTACGGTTTTGCTGGCGCGACCTTTCATGCGCCGGTGATCGAGCACTGCGGGCGAGCGAGCATCGCGGCCATCGCGACGAGTCAGCCCGAGCACGCGCTGGCCGATTACCCGCACGCGAAGGTGGTGGCCGATCTCGACGCCCTGCTGGCGCTCGAGGAAATCGACTGCGTCGTGATCGCGACGCCCAATGACACGCACTTCGACCTGGCGCGCCGCACGCTGGAGGCGGGCAAGCACGTGGTGGTCGACAAGCCGGTCACGCTGACCGCCGCCGACGCCCACACGCTCGCGAACATCGCGCTCGCCCGGGGCAAGCGGTTCGTGCCCTTTCACAACCGCCGCTGGGACGGTGATTTTCTGACCGTGCGGGATCTGCTGGCCGGCAGAGAGTTGGGGCGCATCACGCACTACGAATCGCATTTCGACCGTTTCCGGCCGGAGGTTCGGCAGCGTTGGCGCGAGGAAGCCTCGCGCGGCGGCGGTTTGCTATTCGATCTTGGGCCGCACCTGATCGATCAGGCATTGGCGTTGTTCGGCGCACCGCAAACCGTGTCCGCGACGGTTCGGACCCATCGCGACCAGGCCAGCGCGCCGGACTACGTGCATATTCAGCTTGGCTACGGCGAGTTCGAAGTGGTGTTGCATGCAAGCGCACTGACTGCGCTAGTCGCGCCAAGGTTTGCGATTCACGGCACGCAGGGGAGCTATGTGAAATACGGGCTCGATACGCAGGAAGATCAGTTGAAAGCCGGCTTGCGGCCCGGCGACGAGGGATTCGGCGCCGGCAATGCGGCGGGGGTGCTGCGCGCGCTCGAAGGCGATCAGGAAGTGGAGCGGGCGGTGCCTACGCGCAATGGGGAATACGTCGGCTTTTATATTGCCTTGGCGGATGCCATTCAGAACGGCGTGAAATTCCCGGTCAGCGCTCAGGATGCGGTCGACGTGATGACGATCATCGAGCTTGCCGCCCGGAGTTCGGAAGAAGGCGTCCGGCTGCCGTTTGAGCGTCTTCGCTGA
- the gcvT gene encoding glycine cleavage system aminomethyltransferase GcvT, with the protein MTELKHTPLNATHRALNARMVDFGGWDMPVNYGSQIDEHRAVRTDAGMFDVSHMCVVDFTGERVRAFFEYALANNVAKLQTPGRALYSCLLNPNGGVIDDLIVYYFGENHFRVVVNAGTADKDIAWFGQLNAEGSFGLTITPRRDYAIVAVQGPNAREKVWQTVPAARAATEALKPFNAARIEDTPFGELTVARTGYTGEDGFEIIVPADHVEALWNALQAQGVRPAGLGARDTLRLEAGMNLYGQDMDDNVSPLDAGLAWTVDLTSPRDFVGKGKLEANGSQAAFVGLILLKENGKAAGVLRAHQKVVTPQGEGEITSGTFSPTMQESIAFARVPKGVQPGDTVHVQIRDKNVPASVVKLPFVRNGKVLAV; encoded by the coding sequence ATGACCGAACTCAAACACACCCCGCTCAACGCCACCCATCGTGCGCTCAACGCCCGCATGGTCGATTTCGGCGGCTGGGACATGCCCGTCAACTACGGCTCGCAGATCGACGAACACCGCGCCGTGCGCACCGACGCCGGCATGTTCGACGTCTCGCACATGTGCGTCGTCGATTTCACCGGCGAGCGCGTGCGCGCCTTCTTCGAGTACGCGCTCGCCAACAACGTCGCCAAGCTGCAAACGCCGGGCCGCGCGCTTTACTCCTGTCTGCTGAACCCGAATGGCGGTGTGATCGACGATCTGATCGTCTATTACTTCGGCGAAAATCACTTTCGCGTGGTCGTCAACGCCGGCACCGCCGATAAAGACATCGCCTGGTTCGGCCAGCTCAACGCCGAAGGCAGCTTCGGCCTCACCATCACGCCGCGCCGCGATTACGCGATCGTCGCCGTGCAAGGTCCGAACGCCCGCGAAAAAGTCTGGCAAACCGTGCCGGCTGCGCGCGCCGCCACTGAAGCATTGAAGCCATTCAACGCCGCGCGCATCGAAGACACGCCGTTCGGCGAACTCACCGTCGCCCGCACCGGCTACACCGGCGAAGACGGCTTCGAAATCATCGTCCCGGCGGATCACGTCGAAGCGCTGTGGAACGCACTGCAGGCCCAAGGCGTGCGCCCGGCAGGTCTTGGCGCGCGCGACACGCTGCGTCTCGAAGCCGGCATGAACCTGTACGGCCAGGATATGGACGACAACGTCTCGCCGCTCGACGCCGGCCTCGCCTGGACCGTCGATCTGACCTCGCCGCGCGACTTCGTCGGCAAGGGCAAGCTCGAAGCCAACGGCTCGCAGGCTGCATTCGTCGGTCTGATCCTGCTGAAGGAAAACGGCAAGGCGGCAGGCGTGCTGCGCGCTCACCAGAAAGTCGTCACGCCGCAGGGCGAAGGCGAGATCACCAGCGGTACTTTTTCACCCACGATGCAGGAATCGATCGCCTTTGCGCGTGTGCCGAAAGGCGTGCAGCCGGGCGACACCGTTCACGTCCAGATTCGTGACAAAAACGTTCCCGCAAGCGTGGTAAAACTGCCGTTCGTACGCAACGGCAAAGTGCTGGCAGTTTAA
- the gcvH gene encoding glycine cleavage system protein GcvH, translating into MSIPADLKYTESHEWVRTEADGTLTVGITDHAQEALGDIVFFEVQELGKTVNAGDTVAVIESVKAASDIYAPVSGEIIEANPAVADTPDGVNSAPYENWLFKIKPAADASQDRLIDADAYAKSVGA; encoded by the coding sequence ATGAGCATCCCGGCCGATCTGAAATACACCGAATCGCACGAGTGGGTCCGCACCGAAGCGGACGGCACGCTGACGGTCGGCATCACCGACCACGCGCAGGAAGCGCTCGGCGACATCGTCTTCTTCGAAGTCCAGGAACTGGGCAAGACCGTCAACGCTGGCGACACCGTCGCCGTGATCGAATCGGTGAAAGCCGCTTCCGATATCTACGCGCCGGTCTCGGGCGAAATCATCGAAGCGAACCCGGCCGTCGCCGACACGCCGGATGGCGTCAACAGCGCGCCGTACGAGAACTGGCTCTTCAAGATCAAGCCGGCTGCGGACGCATCGCAGGATCGCCTGATCGATGCAGACGCGTACGCAAAGTCCGTCGGCGCCTGA
- the gcvP gene encoding aminomethyl-transferring glycine dehydrogenase gives MKLEHPDRLMNRTPLSLAALEVHDAFAERHIGPDSADQHAMLEALGFASRAALIDAVIPKTIRRSETLPLGPFAQPKSEAEALAALRELADKNQVFRSYIGQGYYNAHTPTVILRNVLENPAWYTAYTPYQPEISQGRLEALLNFQQMIVDLTGLAISNASLLDEATAAAEAMTLLQRVGKPKSNVFYVADDVLPQTIEVVKTRATPVGIEVKVGPAAEAANANAFGVLLQYPGVNGDVRDYRALAEAIHAAGGHVVVAADLLALTVLTPPGEWGADVAVGNTQRFGVPVGFGGPHAAYLAVRDEFKRQMPGRLVGVTVDAQGNPALRLALQTREQHIRREKATSNVCTAQALLAIMASMYAVYHGPHGLKTIALRVNRIAALLAAGAKKLGYTLVNDTFFDTLTFETGARTQALHDAATAKRINLRHVSDTRVGISIDETTTRSDLADLLAAFAQAAFVEEVPQIDALDAELPAENTVPAALERTSAYLTHHVFNRHHSETEMLRYLRSLSDKDLALDRSMIPLGSCTMKLNATSEMLPVTWPEFGQIHPFAPAEQTVGYREMIDQLEQMLVAATGYAAVSLQPNAGSQGEYAGLLIIHAYHASRGEAHRNVCLIPASAHGTNPASAQMAGMQVVVVACDAQGNVDIEDLKKKADQHADKLAAIMITYPSTHGVFESNVREICEIVHAHGGQVYVDGANMNAMVGLCAPGQFGGDVSHLNLHKTFCIPHGGGGPGVGPVAVGAHLAQFLPNQISSGYERAPNGIGAVSGAPYGSASILPISWMYIAMMGAKNLTAATETAILNANYVANKLAPHYPVLYSGPGGLVAHECILDLRPLKETSGISVDDVAKRLADYGFHAPTMSFPVPGTLMVEPTESESKEELDRFIEAMIAIREEIRAVEEGRSDREDNPLKHAPHTAAVVIANDWKHAYARETAAYPLPTLIAKKYWPPVGRADNVYGDRNLFCSCVPIADYE, from the coding sequence ATGAAGCTCGAACACCCGGATCGTCTGATGAACCGCACTCCTCTCTCGCTCGCCGCGCTCGAAGTGCATGACGCCTTCGCCGAACGGCACATCGGCCCCGATTCGGCCGACCAGCACGCGATGCTCGAAGCCCTCGGCTTTGCGTCGCGCGCCGCGCTGATCGACGCCGTCATTCCGAAGACGATCCGCCGCAGCGAAACACTGCCGCTCGGCCCCTTCGCGCAGCCGAAGAGCGAAGCGGAAGCGCTCGCCGCGCTGCGTGAGCTGGCGGACAAGAACCAGGTGTTCCGCTCGTACATCGGGCAGGGCTATTACAACGCGCACACGCCGACGGTGATCCTGCGTAACGTGCTCGAAAATCCGGCGTGGTACACCGCGTACACGCCGTATCAGCCGGAAATCTCGCAGGGCCGTCTGGAAGCGCTGCTGAACTTCCAGCAGATGATCGTCGACCTCACCGGTCTGGCGATCTCGAACGCCTCGCTGCTCGACGAAGCCACCGCCGCCGCCGAAGCAATGACGCTGCTGCAACGCGTCGGCAAGCCGAAGTCGAACGTGTTTTACGTCGCCGACGACGTGCTGCCGCAAACCATCGAAGTGGTGAAGACGCGCGCCACGCCGGTCGGCATTGAAGTGAAAGTGGGCCCGGCTGCGGAAGCGGCGAACGCGAATGCGTTCGGCGTGCTGCTGCAATACCCAGGCGTGAACGGCGATGTGCGCGACTACCGCGCACTCGCTGAAGCGATCCATGCAGCAGGCGGCCACGTGGTAGTCGCCGCCGATCTGCTCGCGCTGACCGTGTTGACGCCGCCGGGCGAATGGGGCGCGGACGTGGCCGTCGGCAACACGCAGCGTTTCGGCGTGCCGGTCGGTTTCGGCGGCCCGCACGCGGCTTACCTCGCCGTGCGCGACGAATTCAAGCGTCAGATGCCGGGCCGTCTCGTCGGCGTGACCGTCGACGCGCAAGGCAACCCCGCGCTGCGTCTCGCGCTGCAAACGCGCGAACAACATATCCGCCGCGAGAAAGCGACCTCGAACGTGTGTACCGCGCAAGCGCTGCTCGCGATCATGGCCAGCATGTACGCCGTCTATCACGGCCCGCACGGTCTGAAGACGATCGCGCTGCGTGTGAACCGCATCGCTGCATTGCTGGCAGCCGGCGCGAAGAAACTCGGCTACACGCTCGTCAACGACACGTTCTTCGACACGCTCACGTTCGAAACCGGCGCACGCACCCAGGCACTGCATGATGCGGCAACGGCCAAGCGCATCAATCTGCGCCACGTGAGCGACACGCGCGTCGGCATCTCGATCGACGAAACCACCACGCGCAGCGATCTGGCCGATCTGCTCGCAGCGTTCGCGCAGGCGGCATTTGTCGAGGAAGTCCCGCAAATCGACGCCCTCGACGCAGAACTCCCCGCAGAGAACACGGTGCCCGCCGCGCTTGAACGCACCAGCGCGTACCTCACGCACCACGTGTTCAACCGTCATCATTCTGAAACGGAAATGCTGCGCTATCTGCGCAGCCTGTCGGACAAGGACCTCGCGCTCGACCGCTCGATGATCCCGCTGGGCTCCTGCACGATGAAGCTGAACGCGACCTCCGAAATGCTGCCGGTCACGTGGCCGGAATTCGGTCAGATTCACCCGTTCGCCCCGGCTGAGCAAACGGTCGGCTACCGCGAAATGATCGATCAGCTGGAACAGATGCTGGTCGCGGCCACCGGCTACGCAGCCGTGTCGCTGCAGCCGAATGCCGGCTCGCAAGGCGAATACGCGGGTCTGTTGATCATTCACGCTTACCACGCGTCGCGCGGCGAAGCACATCGCAATGTCTGCCTGATTCCCGCTTCGGCGCACGGCACGAACCCGGCGTCGGCGCAAATGGCCGGCATGCAGGTGGTCGTGGTGGCTTGCGACGCGCAAGGCAACGTCGATATCGAAGACCTGAAGAAGAAGGCTGATCAGCACGCCGACAAGCTCGCGGCGATCATGATCACGTACCCGTCCACACACGGCGTGTTCGAATCAAACGTCCGCGAAATCTGCGAGATCGTGCATGCGCACGGCGGCCAGGTCTACGTGGACGGCGCGAACATGAACGCCATGGTCGGCCTCTGTGCGCCGGGTCAGTTCGGTGGCGACGTCTCGCACCTGAATCTGCACAAGACCTTCTGTATTCCGCACGGCGGCGGCGGACCGGGCGTCGGTCCGGTCGCGGTCGGCGCGCATCTCGCGCAATTCCTGCCGAATCAGATTTCGTCGGGCTACGAGCGTGCGCCGAACGGTATCGGCGCTGTGTCGGGCGCGCCGTACGGTTCCGCTTCGATCCTGCCGATTTCGTGGATGTACATCGCGATGATGGGTGCGAAGAACCTCACCGCTGCCACCGAAACCGCGATCCTCAACGCCAACTACGTGGCGAACAAACTCGCGCCGCATTATCCGGTGCTGTATTCGGGTCCGGGCGGACTGGTCGCGCACGAGTGCATTCTCGATCTGCGCCCGCTCAAGGAAACCAGCGGCATCTCCGTCGACGACGTCGCCAAGCGTCTCGCCGACTACGGCTTCCACGCACCAACCATGAGCTTCCCGGTGCCGGGCACGCTGATGGTCGAGCCGACCGAATCGGAGTCGAAGGAAGAGCTCGACCGCTTCATCGAAGCGATGATCGCGATCCGCGAGGAAATTCGCGCCGTCGAAGAAGGCCGCTCGGACCGTGAAGACAATCCGCTGAAGCACGCGCCGCACACGGCGGCGGTAGTCATCGCGAACGACTGGAAGCATGCGTATGCGCGCGAAACCGCCGCGTATCCGCTGCCCACGCTGATCGCCAAGAAGTACTGGCCGCCGGTCGGCCGCGCGGACAACGTGTACGGCGACCGCAATCTGTTCTGCTCCTGCGTGCCGATCGCCGACTACGAGTAA
- a CDS encoding alginate lyase family protein produces MARKVRLMQSQTEARRAQTWQQACTLLLAGAAVLLLPLRQAQAAMNFCAAPALQTSERTNADPGVKALVSNVQAHLNDPPHALAKLHTEGTLPHEGIYDQSVEAERDLDLLRDAALAWRATSEDRYLKLVDRLLYAWVTTYQPSFNPIDETHFEGLILAYDMTASALPVKTRNASMAFLTKFANGYIAQIDAQPRPLTGTFKNNWQSHRIKLISMAAFTLDNRKMINAAQRLFDEHIGDNIAADGSTFDFGERDALHYVTYDLQPLVTAALAARRHSRNWLPEKGANGASLAAALDWLTPYADGSKTHEEFVHSNVPFDAKRREAGLPGYSGQWDPKNATELFHLAARLDGRYTPIALQLAPTPPAWLAVCLPLPAR; encoded by the coding sequence ATGGCGCGAAAGGTGCGATTGATGCAAAGCCAGACCGAAGCAAGGCGAGCCCAGACGTGGCAGCAGGCTTGCACATTGCTGTTGGCGGGCGCGGCGGTACTGCTGCTGCCGCTGCGGCAGGCGCAAGCCGCGATGAATTTTTGCGCGGCGCCCGCGCTGCAAACCAGCGAGCGCACGAATGCCGATCCAGGCGTCAAGGCACTGGTGAGCAATGTGCAGGCGCATCTGAACGACCCGCCGCATGCGCTGGCGAAACTGCATACCGAAGGCACGCTGCCGCACGAGGGTATCTACGATCAAAGCGTCGAGGCAGAGAGGGATCTCGATCTGCTGCGCGACGCCGCGCTCGCCTGGCGCGCGACCAGCGAGGACCGCTATCTGAAGCTGGTCGACCGCTTGCTGTACGCGTGGGTCACGACTTATCAACCCAGTTTCAATCCAATCGACGAAACCCATTTCGAAGGCCTGATCCTCGCCTACGACATGACCGCGAGCGCGTTGCCGGTCAAGACGCGCAATGCATCGATGGCGTTCCTGACGAAGTTCGCGAACGGCTATATCGCGCAGATCGACGCGCAGCCGCGGCCGCTCACGGGTACGTTCAAGAACAACTGGCAGAGCCACCGGATCAAGCTGATCTCGATGGCCGCGTTCACGCTGGATAACCGCAAGATGATCAACGCGGCGCAGCGCCTGTTCGACGAGCATATCGGCGACAACATCGCGGCGGACGGCTCGACGTTCGACTTCGGCGAGCGCGACGCGCTGCATTACGTCACCTACGACCTGCAACCGCTTGTGACCGCCGCGCTCGCCGCGCGCCGCCACAGCCGCAACTGGTTGCCGGAAAAAGGGGCAAATGGCGCGTCGCTGGCGGCCGCGCTGGACTGGCTCACGCCGTACGCGGACGGCAGCAAAACGCATGAAGAATTCGTGCATTCGAACGTTCCGTTCGATGCCAAACGTCGCGAGGCCGGTTTGCCCGGCTATTCGGGTCAATGGGATCCGAAAAACGCGACGGAACTGTTTCACCTGGCGGCGCGTCTCGACGGACGCTATACGCCGATCGCGCTGCAGCTCGCACCGACGCCGCCCGCGTGGCTCGCCGTGTGCTTGCCGCTGCCGGCGCGTTAA